The following proteins come from a genomic window of Trueperaceae bacterium:
- a CDS encoding 2-oxoacid:acceptor oxidoreductase subunit alpha, which translates to MATQTLAQAAQQEPASKTNDFSLAVATANGTGSQTANLTLLRSFFKMGIPVHGKNIFPSNIQGLPTWYHIRVSRHGYIARREPELLVAFNRATVREDVSALPAGSVVLLNTDLGYALERDDLIAYEVPVKALLEGAEAKGKLRDYLANMTYVGALAHLLGVPLETIEEALGHHFGGRQKLVDSNMAVVRRSYGYACAELEKRDPYRVEPMQATDGLIMMTGNEAGALGAVFGGVSVAAWYPITPSTSFVDALRDYLAELRTEEDGRATFTVVQAEDELAAIGMVVGAGWAGSRALTATSGPGISLMAEFAGLGYFAEVPAVIWDIQRVGPSTGLPTRTSQGDIGFVYTLGHGDTKNVILFPSSIEECFEFGMKSLDLAERLQTPVFVLSDLDLGMNNWMGEPFTYPDRPLDRGKVVSAGEIEELGHYSRYADVDGDGIGYRALPGNPDPRSAYLSRGTGHDEHAVYSERPEDWQRNAERLARKFDTARKLVPRPAVDEPEGAELGIIAVGSTRYAIDEARDALAERGLRTAFMRLRALPIDEEVRGFVSRYPKVAVVELNRDGQLTGILRSELPELATRLVPIAHLDGMPLTARWVGERLAAIVEVE; encoded by the coding sequence ATGGCTACCCAGACCCTGGCCCAGGCCGCCCAGCAGGAACCGGCAAGCAAAACCAACGACTTCTCCCTGGCGGTAGCGACCGCGAACGGGACGGGGAGCCAGACGGCCAACCTCACCTTGCTGCGCTCGTTCTTCAAGATGGGCATTCCGGTCCACGGCAAGAACATCTTCCCATCCAACATCCAGGGCCTGCCAACCTGGTACCACATCAGGGTCAGCCGACACGGCTACATAGCTCGCCGAGAACCCGAACTGCTGGTGGCGTTCAATCGTGCCACGGTACGCGAGGACGTCTCGGCGCTGCCGGCAGGCTCGGTGGTGCTGCTCAACACCGACCTCGGCTACGCTCTCGAACGAGACGACCTGATCGCCTACGAGGTACCGGTGAAGGCACTCCTGGAGGGCGCCGAGGCCAAGGGGAAGCTCAGGGACTACCTCGCCAACATGACCTACGTCGGAGCGCTCGCGCATCTGCTGGGCGTCCCGCTCGAGACGATCGAAGAGGCCCTGGGTCACCACTTCGGGGGGCGGCAGAAGTTGGTCGACTCGAACATGGCCGTAGTCCGGCGATCCTACGGGTACGCCTGTGCCGAACTCGAGAAGCGCGATCCCTACCGCGTGGAACCGATGCAGGCCACCGACGGCCTGATCATGATGACCGGCAACGAGGCCGGAGCCCTCGGCGCCGTCTTCGGCGGGGTGAGCGTGGCCGCCTGGTACCCCATCACCCCCTCCACCAGCTTCGTCGATGCCCTTCGCGACTACCTGGCAGAACTTCGGACCGAAGAGGACGGTCGGGCAACGTTCACGGTCGTGCAGGCCGAGGATGAACTGGCCGCCATCGGCATGGTGGTCGGCGCGGGTTGGGCCGGCAGCCGGGCTCTCACCGCCACCAGCGGTCCCGGCATAAGCCTGATGGCCGAGTTCGCGGGACTCGGCTACTTCGCTGAGGTGCCGGCCGTTATCTGGGACATCCAGCGGGTCGGACCCTCGACGGGTCTGCCCACCCGCACCAGCCAGGGCGATATCGGCTTCGTCTATACGCTCGGCCACGGCGACACGAAGAACGTCATCCTCTTCCCCTCCTCCATAGAGGAGTGCTTCGAGTTCGGGATGAAGAGCTTGGACCTCGCCGAGAGGCTGCAGACACCGGTTTTCGTGCTCTCCGACCTCGACCTGGGCATGAACAACTGGATGGGGGAGCCTTTCACCTACCCGGACCGCCCGTTGGATCGCGGCAAGGTAGTGAGCGCTGGCGAGATCGAGGAGCTCGGACACTACTCCCGTTACGCCGACGTCGATGGCGACGGCATCGGATACCGGGCGCTCCCGGGCAACCCGGACCCTCGCTCCGCCTACCTCTCGCGTGGCACCGGACACGACGAACACGCGGTCTACAGCGAACGGCCCGAGGACTGGCAGAGGAACGCCGAGCGACTCGCACGGAAGTTCGATACCGCCAGGAAGCTCGTCCCACGGCCGGCCGTGGACGAACCGGAGGGAGCCGAACTGGGAATAATCGCTGTCGGTTCCACCCGATACGCGATCGACGAGGCGAGGGACGCTCTGGCGGAGCGCGGGCTCAGAACGGCTTTCATGCGACTGCGAGCGCTTCCTATCGACGAGGAGGTGCGTGGGTTCGTGAGCCGCTACCCGAAGGTGGCGGTGGTGGAACTCAATCGTGACGGCCAGCTCACCGGGATCCTGAGGAGCGAGCTTCCCGAACTGGCTACCAGACTGGTTCCCATTGCGCACCTCGACGGCATGCCGCTGACGGCCCGATGGGTTGGAGAACGACTCGCAGCGATCGTGGAGGTAGAGTAG
- a CDS encoding 2-oxoacid:ferredoxin oxidoreductase subunit beta, which yields MDRAQAIKSNAIGLGKADYGGGPSTLCVGCGHNSIANQVIQVAYELSLKPNEIIKLSGIGCSSKSPAYFLGMSHGFNSLHGRMPSLGTGALMANRGLRAIGVSGDGDTGSIGLGQFKHLLRRNVRLTYIVENNGVYGLTKGQFSATADEGQELKYAGQNEFPAIDVCLEALAAGCGFVARSFAGDAKQVRELMKAALSHRGTAVLDIISPCVAFNNDDGSTKSYGYGRGNERPLHELGYVPFAEEIVLDGFDPGEVRVVELHDGSRLTLRKLEEEYDSSNRVAAIDRLLRAQEQNEFLTGLFYYDPSRANLAESSNLVDTPLAELPEEKLRPSREALERMMARYS from the coding sequence GTGGATAGGGCGCAAGCGATAAAGTCGAACGCCATCGGGCTGGGCAAGGCTGATTACGGCGGCGGGCCTTCGACCCTGTGCGTGGGCTGCGGTCACAACTCGATCGCCAATCAGGTGATCCAGGTCGCCTACGAACTCTCGCTCAAACCGAACGAGATCATCAAGCTCTCCGGTATCGGCTGCTCGAGCAAGTCCCCGGCCTACTTCCTGGGCATGTCACACGGCTTCAACAGCCTCCACGGGCGCATGCCGTCGCTGGGAACCGGAGCCCTCATGGCCAACCGCGGCCTTCGCGCCATCGGCGTTTCGGGTGACGGCGACACCGGCTCTATCGGCCTGGGACAGTTCAAGCATCTGCTGCGCCGCAACGTCCGGCTCACCTACATCGTCGAGAACAACGGCGTCTACGGGCTCACCAAGGGGCAGTTCTCGGCCACCGCCGACGAGGGCCAGGAGCTGAAGTACGCCGGTCAGAACGAGTTCCCGGCCATCGATGTCTGCCTCGAGGCGTTAGCTGCCGGCTGCGGATTCGTGGCGCGCAGTTTCGCGGGGGACGCGAAGCAGGTCCGGGAACTGATGAAGGCCGCGCTCAGTCACCGGGGCACCGCCGTTCTCGACATCATCAGCCCCTGCGTCGCCTTCAACAACGACGACGGCTCGACCAAGAGCTACGGTTACGGCCGCGGCAACGAACGGCCGCTGCATGAACTCGGCTACGTGCCCTTCGCCGAGGAGATCGTGCTCGACGGCTTCGATCCCGGCGAGGTGAGGGTGGTGGAACTACACGACGGTTCGAGACTCACTCTGCGCAAACTCGAAGAGGAGTACGACAGCTCGAACCGGGTGGCGGCCATCGACCGCCTGCTGCGAGCCCAGGAGCAGAACGAGTTCCTCACCGGTCTCTTCTACTACGACCCCAGCAGGGCGAACCTCGCGGAGTCGAGCAACCTGGTGGACACCCCGCTCGCCGAGCTGCCAGAGGAGAAGTTGAGGCCCTCCCGCGAAGCCCTCGAAAGGATGATGGCCCGCTACAGCTGA